From the Chitinispirillales bacterium genome, the window CTTCGCCGCGCTTAACGAATTACTTGGTTGACAGTCTGGGCGCTAAAAAGTTTAATTTTTATGATGCAACCGCTCCGATAATAAGCGCCGACAGCATAGATACAAACACCGCCTTCTTTGCGGACAGATGGAACAAAGGCGGCGGCGATTATCTTAATTGTCCGTTTAACAAAGAACAATACGACAAATTTTACAACGCCTTGCTTTCTGCGGACTTGGTTAAGGCGCACGATTTTGAAAATGCGAAATTTTTTGAAATGTGTCTTCCAATAGAGGTAGCCGCTAAGCGTGGATATGACGTTATGCGGTTTTCCATGATGAAGCCGGTAGGAATTACAAATCCAGAAAACGCTAAACAATATTTCGCCGTTTGCCAATTACGAAAAGAAAATGCAAACGCTTCCGCTTACAATATGGTCGGTTTTCAAACTCGTATGACAATAACAGAGCAAAAAAAAGTTTTTCGTTTAATACCCGGACTTGAAAATGCCGAATTTCTGCGTTTTGGGAGCATACACAGAAATTCATACATAGATTCTCCACAAATTCTAAGTTGTGATTTATCATTTAAAAATATGTCTAACTTATTTATTGCCGGACAACTCTGCGGCAACGAAGGTTATACGGAAAGTATTGCGACCGGACATTTTACCGCACTGTCTATTTTGAATAGAATAAAAAACAGCGAGATTATAGAAATTCCAAACTCCAAAACCGCAATCGGCGCACTCCTTAAGCATATTACGCGTACGACTGATAAATTTACTCCGTCTAATATAAATTTTTCTCTTTTTGAAGAGAAAGAAGAGGGCGTAAAACTTAGAAAAAATGATAAAAAAGAATATTTTTGCAAACGCGCAAAAGAAGAATTTGAGAAATACGAAAAATATCTGTTTTCAAAAGAATTGTTATTTTAAACAAAATAGTATTTTTATATTATAATAAAAACAAAGGGAGAACTATGCCATTCAGAATTAACGGGATAGAAACTGAAGTTGGCG encodes:
- the trmFO gene encoding methylenetetrahydrofolate--tRNA-(uracil(54)-C(5))-methyltransferase (FADH(2)-oxidizing) TrmFO, which codes for MKVSIVGAGLAGSEAALIIAKNGIEVDLFEMRPKVFTPAHKTDKPAELVCSNSLKSDELPTAHAILKYELMRLKSPLLQIAYKTRVPAAVALAVDRKLFSIEVLKKIQSFKNITYKIMECDKPPIENYDFTVIATGPLTSPRLTNYLVDSLGAKKFNFYDATAPIISADSIDTNTAFFADRWNKGGGDYLNCPFNKEQYDKFYNALLSADLVKAHDFENAKFFEMCLPIEVAAKRGYDVMRFSMMKPVGITNPENAKQYFAVCQLRKENANASAYNMVGFQTRMTITEQKKVFRLIPGLENAEFLRFGSIHRNSYIDSPQILSCDLSFKNMSNLFIAGQLCGNEGYTESIATGHFTALSILNRIKNSEIIEIPNSKTAIGALLKHITRTTDKFTPSNINFSLFEEKEEGVKLRKNDKKEYFCKRAKEEFEKYEKYLFSKELLF